One region of Nitrospinaceae bacterium genomic DNA includes:
- the secG gene encoding preprotein translocase subunit SecG, which yields MQTVITVFHVVGALLLIVVILLQAGKGAAMGSGLGGGSSQTMFGSSGAGNFLTKLTTGIAILFMITSLTLATLSSKKDSRSVMQGVEEPAKGQEPPVEPSPLNQAE from the coding sequence ATGCAGACTGTCATTACTGTATTTCATGTTGTCGGAGCGTTGCTGTTAATTGTCGTGATCCTTCTGCAGGCCGGAAAAGGCGCGGCAATGGGGTCTGGACTGGGAGGCGGAAGCAGTCAGACGATGTTTGGCAGTAGCGGCGCTGGAAACTTTTTGACCAAATTAACGACCGGGATAGCCATTTTGTTCATGATCACATCCTTAACGCTTGCAACACTCTCAAGCAAGAAGGACTCCCGTTCTGTCATGCAAGGGGTTGAAGAGCCGGCCAAGGGGCAGGAACCGCCAGTGGAACCTTCTCCCTTAAACCAGGCTGAATGA
- a CDS encoding dihydrolipoyl dehydrogenase, protein MDEFEIAILGAGISGISAAQRAAESGARVCLIEKDRIGGRCVHQGLFPYMRMMNQIVINGSGASQREAGGRGREEISKLFEDTIQFSQEISKKREAALKESGVHIETGEGTLIGPNEIRILGPMEEKVVKAQKIIVATGSDMEAPATMPFDGERIISCDEVFKVGKAPDSVLILGGGGAGCELASLYNRLGSKTFLSDEASRLLQDQDTDIIEAAEGGMKKQKVKMLLNKKVVSIFKDESAIDISLDGGVKFAVQTMVLMSGRKARTQNLGADAIGVRIGEKRQILVDEKQETTVNGVYAVGSVTGRASFHGLSEEEGRVAVENALGKKASLNKDWIPRIVYTHPEIATVGCHAQDAHHKGFRAVEGICTNNQLEPSLIRAGDAGLFKIVADKTSRKIIGGQIVSSRASEFIPLILLSIKRGLPVSSLARLSCGISTPLQGIREAARACVQALRI, encoded by the coding sequence ATGGATGAATTTGAGATTGCCATTTTAGGGGCCGGTATTTCCGGTATTTCCGCAGCCCAGCGCGCTGCGGAATCAGGCGCCAGAGTGTGCCTCATAGAGAAAGACAGGATTGGCGGCAGATGTGTGCATCAAGGGCTGTTTCCTTACATGCGCATGATGAATCAAATAGTGATTAATGGAAGCGGTGCTTCTCAACGAGAGGCTGGTGGAAGGGGCAGGGAAGAAATTTCTAAATTATTTGAAGACACAATTCAATTTTCTCAGGAAATTTCAAAAAAACGCGAGGCGGCTTTAAAAGAAAGTGGAGTGCATATCGAAACCGGTGAGGGGACTCTGATTGGGCCAAATGAAATCCGAATTCTAGGCCCTATGGAAGAAAAAGTAGTCAAGGCTCAAAAAATTATTGTAGCGACCGGTTCCGATATGGAAGCTCCGGCAACCATGCCCTTCGATGGCGAGAGAATCATTTCCTGCGACGAGGTGTTTAAAGTCGGCAAGGCCCCTGACAGTGTATTGATTCTCGGCGGCGGTGGAGCCGGGTGCGAACTGGCATCTTTGTACAATAGGCTGGGAAGTAAAACCTTTCTGAGTGATGAGGCGTCCCGCTTGCTTCAGGATCAGGACACGGACATCATCGAAGCGGCGGAGGGAGGAATGAAGAAGCAAAAAGTAAAAATGCTTCTCAATAAAAAAGTTGTCTCAATTTTTAAAGATGAGAGCGCCATCGATATCTCCCTCGACGGAGGCGTGAAGTTCGCCGTTCAAACCATGGTTCTGATGTCAGGAAGAAAAGCCCGGACCCAAAATCTGGGTGCGGATGCCATCGGCGTTCGTATCGGCGAGAAAAGGCAGATTCTGGTCGATGAAAAACAGGAAACAACCGTAAACGGAGTGTATGCTGTAGGAAGTGTTACTGGCCGTGCTTCTTTCCACGGCCTTTCAGAAGAAGAGGGGAGAGTCGCCGTGGAAAACGCCTTGGGCAAAAAAGCTTCCCTGAATAAAGACTGGATTCCACGGATTGTATACACCCATCCGGAAATTGCGACTGTGGGTTGTCATGCTCAGGATGCCCACCACAAGGGGTTCCGGGCAGTAGAAGGAATATGTACAAATAATCAACTTGAGCCTTCTTTAATTCGTGCCGGAGATGCCGGGTTGTTTAAAATTGTTGCCGACAAAACGTCCCGGAAAATCATCGGCGGGCAGATTGTTTCAAGTCGCGCATCAGAATTTATCCCTTTGATATTGTTATCGATAAAAAGAGGGTTGCCGGTGAGTTCGCTGGCCAGATTGTCCTGCGGAATTTCGACACCGCTTCAAGGAATTCGGGAAGCGGCGAGAGCTTGTGTTCAGGCGTTGAGAATCTGA
- the folP gene encoding dihydropteroate synthase, with protein MASLFHRTEGNETVTLMGIINLSPDSFYEQSRSRSEKQALLQAERYIEEGASILDIGAESSRPGSQPIAEELERERLLPVVSRICKEFDIPVSVDTYKPSVAERVLSAGAVIINDITGLQRTPEMAKIIARYQAGVVLMHMQGSPSTMQDSPEYGDLILEVKNYLQKSIALAKNAGIDNIAIDPGIGFGKTRSHNLELIRRLQEFEELGPPVLLGVSRKTFIGGVLDLPVEERLEGSLAAAIIGVMNGAAIIRTHDVRATGRAVKMAQAIMKESGVETI; from the coding sequence ATGGCTTCTTTATTCCACAGAACCGAGGGCAATGAGACCGTAACCCTCATGGGAATCATTAACTTATCCCCCGATTCCTTTTATGAGCAGAGCCGGTCCCGTTCGGAAAAACAGGCGCTTCTTCAAGCCGAGCGTTATATCGAGGAAGGGGCGTCTATTCTGGATATAGGAGCTGAAAGTTCGCGGCCAGGTTCTCAGCCGATAGCAGAAGAATTGGAACGGGAGCGATTGCTTCCCGTGGTTTCCCGAATCTGCAAAGAGTTTGATATTCCCGTTTCCGTGGACACCTACAAACCGTCCGTTGCCGAAAGGGTATTGTCCGCAGGGGCGGTTATCATTAACGATATCACAGGACTCCAGCGGACTCCTGAGATGGCGAAAATCATCGCCCGGTATCAGGCGGGGGTGGTGCTGATGCACATGCAGGGATCGCCCTCAACCATGCAGGACAGCCCTGAATACGGCGATCTGATTTTGGAAGTCAAAAACTATTTGCAGAAAAGTATCGCATTGGCAAAGAACGCCGGAATAGATAATATCGCCATCGATCCCGGTATCGGGTTTGGAAAAACCCGGTCGCATAACCTGGAACTGATCCGCCGCCTGCAGGAGTTTGAAGAACTGGGACCGCCGGTTCTTTTAGGGGTTTCGCGGAAGACCTTCATCGGAGGGGTTCTTGATCTTCCCGTCGAAGAACGATTGGAAGGATCTTTGGCCGCCGCGATCATTGGCGTTATGAATGGAGCGGCAATCATCCGTACCCACGATGTTCGTGCCACCGGCCGGGCGGTGAAAATGGCCCAGGCGATCATGAAGGAAAGTGGAGTGGAAACAATATGA
- a CDS encoding methylenetetrahydrofolate reductase produces MKISEILSQGGQTFSFEFFPPKTDEGFDQLFQTIENLKSWNPGYVSVTYGAGGSTRTKTLDLVGRIKHQIGLEGMAHLTCVGHTADEIRVILDRLKNDGIDNVLALRGDPPQGEDNFVKTQNGFGYGNELVSFIRKNYDFCLGVAGYPEGHVECSDKKVDLENLKRKVDAGADFVVTQLFFENRYFLDFLECARAAGIQVPIIPGIMPVINAKQTQRFTQMCGASIPPELLKRLGEHQEDPVAIGQIGVEHATRQCEELLKSGVPGIHFYTLNRSKATLAILKNLKT; encoded by the coding sequence ATGAAAATCAGTGAGATCTTGAGTCAGGGAGGACAAACGTTCTCATTTGAATTTTTTCCGCCCAAGACGGACGAAGGCTTCGATCAGTTATTCCAGACCATTGAAAATCTGAAATCGTGGAACCCCGGATATGTTTCCGTCACGTATGGGGCAGGCGGCAGCACACGGACCAAAACCCTCGATCTGGTGGGGCGCATCAAGCATCAGATTGGCTTGGAAGGCATGGCGCATTTGACCTGCGTGGGCCACACGGCGGATGAGATCCGGGTAATTTTGGACCGGCTGAAAAATGACGGTATCGACAATGTTCTTGCTCTTCGCGGGGATCCGCCGCAGGGAGAAGATAACTTTGTAAAGACCCAAAACGGTTTTGGATATGGAAATGAGTTGGTCTCATTCATCCGCAAAAACTATGATTTTTGTCTTGGAGTCGCGGGGTATCCAGAGGGGCATGTCGAATGTTCCGATAAAAAGGTGGATTTGGAAAACCTGAAAAGAAAGGTGGATGCCGGGGCCGACTTCGTCGTGACCCAGTTGTTTTTTGAAAACCGGTATTTTCTTGATTTCCTTGAATGCGCGCGTGCCGCGGGAATACAGGTTCCCATCATTCCTGGAATCATGCCGGTGATCAATGCAAAACAAACCCAAAGGTTCACCCAGATGTGCGGCGCCTCGATTCCGCCGGAGCTTCTCAAGCGTCTGGGAGAGCATCAGGAAGACCCTGTTGCGATTGGACAGATAGGAGTGGAGCATGCCACCCGGCAATGTGAAGAGCTTTTGAAGTCGGGGGTTCCGGGGATTCATTTTTATACTCTGAATCGTTCCAAAGCCACTCTGGCTATTTTAAAAAACCTCAAAACGTGA
- the pdxJ gene encoding pyridoxine 5'-phosphate synthase: MTRLFVNVDHVATIREARKTVEPDPLMAAQLAERAGADGITVHLREDRRHIQDHDLYRIRSAIKTKLNLEMAPVEEMVRIALESRPYQVSLVPEKRQEITTEGGLDVFSQIENLIAVKNRLQAGGILFSLFVDPDPKQIAAAAKVGADSIEINTGAYSELNDKVAVEAALSKIREAAMQASALKLRVFAGHGLTCENVKPIAEVSEIEELNIGHHIVSRAVFCGMENAVREMILTLNQFSSHEVGQS, translated from the coding sequence ATGACACGGCTTTTTGTCAACGTCGACCATGTCGCCACCATTCGGGAAGCCCGAAAAACCGTGGAACCCGATCCTCTCATGGCGGCGCAACTGGCGGAACGCGCGGGAGCGGATGGAATCACCGTTCACTTGAGGGAAGACCGCAGGCATATCCAGGATCACGATCTGTACCGGATTCGGTCTGCGATAAAAACCAAGCTGAATCTCGAGATGGCGCCTGTGGAAGAAATGGTGCGGATTGCCCTTGAGTCGCGTCCATACCAGGTATCGCTTGTTCCTGAAAAACGCCAGGAAATCACCACCGAAGGTGGCTTGGACGTATTTTCCCAGATAGAAAATCTCATTGCAGTGAAAAACAGATTGCAGGCCGGTGGAATTTTATTCAGCTTGTTCGTGGACCCCGATCCCAAGCAAATTGCAGCGGCGGCAAAGGTCGGAGCGGACAGCATCGAAATAAATACCGGAGCTTACTCCGAGTTGAACGATAAAGTAGCCGTGGAGGCGGCTTTAAGCAAAATCCGCGAGGCCGCAATGCAGGCATCCGCCTTGAAATTGCGAGTGTTCGCGGGGCATGGCTTGACCTGTGAAAATGTCAAACCCATTGCCGAGGTTTCAGAAATTGAAGAGCTGAATATCGGCCACCATATCGTTTCCCGGGCGGTTTTTTGCGGCATGGAGAACGCCGTCAGAGAAATGATCCTGACCCTCAATCAGTTTTCGAGCCATGAAGTTGGGCAATCGTAG
- the gapA gene encoding glyceraldehyde-3-phosphate dehydrogenase, which produces MSVKVAINGFGRIGRNVYRCVLNDKECSDIEVVAINDLTDAESLAHLFKYDSVQGVNRAEVKSEGKNLVVNGKTVQVLSERDPEKLPWKDLGVDIVIESTGFFTNREGAGKHLKAGAKKVVISAPATEPDVTLVLGVNEEVYDKEKHDIVSNASCTTNCLAPVARVLHEKLGIKRGLMTTIHSYTNDQKILDLPHKDLRRARAANLSMIPTTTGAARAVSLVLPELKGKLDGMAIRVPTPNVSLVDLVVEVEKDTSAEEVNQLFREESAHRLKHILRVEDSPLVSVDFNGDDSSSIVDGLSTKIIDKRMVKVLSWYDNEWGYSSRVKDLIKFIVKQGI; this is translated from the coding sequence ATGTCAGTCAAGGTTGCCATCAATGGATTCGGAAGAATTGGCAGAAATGTCTATCGGTGTGTCCTGAACGATAAGGAATGCAGCGACATAGAAGTTGTTGCCATCAATGATCTGACGGATGCCGAGTCCTTGGCGCATTTATTCAAATACGATTCCGTCCAGGGCGTGAACCGGGCGGAGGTGAAGTCGGAGGGAAAGAATTTAGTCGTCAACGGAAAAACCGTTCAGGTGCTGTCGGAACGCGACCCTGAAAAGCTTCCCTGGAAAGATTTGGGTGTGGATATCGTCATTGAATCCACGGGGTTTTTTACCAACCGCGAAGGAGCTGGAAAGCATCTTAAGGCCGGAGCCAAAAAGGTGGTCATCTCCGCTCCCGCGACTGAACCCGATGTGACCCTTGTACTGGGCGTCAATGAAGAAGTGTACGATAAAGAAAAGCACGATATCGTCTCCAACGCATCGTGCACCACCAACTGCCTGGCGCCTGTGGCCCGGGTCCTGCACGAAAAACTGGGCATAAAGCGGGGCCTGATGACGACCATTCACTCTTACACCAATGACCAGAAAATTTTGGACCTGCCGCATAAGGATCTTCGGCGGGCCAGGGCGGCAAACCTGTCGATGATTCCGACCACCACCGGAGCCGCACGCGCGGTTTCCCTGGTTTTGCCGGAGCTGAAGGGCAAGCTGGATGGCATGGCCATTCGTGTCCCGACCCCCAATGTGTCGCTGGTGGATTTGGTTGTGGAAGTGGAAAAGGACACCTCTGCCGAGGAAGTGAACCAACTCTTCAGAGAAGAAAGCGCCCATCGGTTGAAGCACATTTTGCGGGTCGAAGACAGCCCCCTGGTGTCGGTCGATTTCAATGGGGACGATTCATCTTCCATTGTAGACGGGCTTTCCACTAAAATCATCGACAAGAGGATGGTCAAGGTCCTTTCCTGGTATGACAATGAATGGGGCTATTCGTCGCGGGTAAAAGATTTGATCAAATTCATTGTCAAACAGGGGATTTAA
- the tpi gene encoding triosephosphate isomerase, giving the protein MRRPVIAGNWKMNLLQSEAEDLVMKLLERKDLFQKVDVVLAPPFTALRVVHELIKNSAIQLAGQNLYFEPKGAWTGEISAAMLKDAGCQFVILGHSERRQFFQEGDALINQKIKAALKNELQVIFCVGETLEERRLEKTREVVMNQLEKGLEALTGKDIESIVVAYEPVWAIGTGKTATPEQAQEVHCFARKFFDNKFGKSTSEAVRIQYGGSVTAGNSASLLGQKDIDGALVGSASLDAESFTAIINSAD; this is encoded by the coding sequence ATGAGAAGACCTGTCATCGCCGGGAATTGGAAAATGAACCTGCTCCAATCCGAAGCCGAAGATTTGGTCATGAAATTGCTGGAACGGAAAGATTTGTTCCAAAAGGTGGATGTTGTTTTAGCACCGCCATTTACGGCTTTAAGGGTCGTCCATGAGCTGATAAAAAACTCAGCCATCCAGCTGGCGGGGCAAAATCTTTATTTTGAGCCGAAGGGCGCATGGACCGGGGAAATTTCAGCGGCGATGCTAAAAGATGCAGGTTGTCAATTTGTTATCCTCGGGCATTCCGAGCGCAGGCAATTTTTTCAGGAAGGCGATGCGTTAATAAATCAGAAAATCAAAGCCGCTCTGAAAAATGAACTGCAGGTCATTTTTTGTGTCGGAGAAACCCTGGAAGAAAGGCGGTTGGAAAAAACCCGGGAGGTTGTAATGAATCAACTGGAAAAAGGATTGGAAGCGTTGACCGGCAAAGATATTGAAAGTATCGTGGTTGCTTACGAGCCGGTTTGGGCGATTGGTACAGGGAAAACAGCGACCCCGGAACAAGCTCAGGAAGTCCATTGTTTTGCCAGGAAGTTTTTTGACAATAAGTTCGGAAAGTCAACATCTGAAGCCGTCAGAATTCAGTATGGCGGAAGCGTGACCGCAGGGAATAGTGCAAGCTTATTAGGTCAGAAGGATATTGACGGAGCTTTGGTGGGGTCGGCCAGTCTCGACGCAGAGTCTTTCACTGCCATCATCAACTCCGCTGATTAA